The segment TCGTCGTTGCCGACCAAGCCGCTGCCGCTGAGTCCGCCCAAGCCTCAGGCGGCAGCGTCAACGTCGCTGACCAACCCATCGCCTTCGGCCGTTGGTCTGTGGTTGTAGACCCTTCAGGGGCTGCATTCAAGGCATTGGAGCTCGACCGAGCCATCTAGATCGCGCCGGGTAGACCCGCCGACCCGTAATTTCTTTGCCCCATGCGAACCCGCCCGGTACCACTGGTGCCGGGCGAGGCCATTTAAGTCGTCGCAGTCCGCGGTTCAGTCATAATTGTCCCCCGTGCACAATGGGGGCGGTCTTTCCTGTCACAAAACACATCGTTCAGCACCATAGTGCTCGTCACACTGGATACAGATGCACCGCGGAAAGGCGCATGAACCGAACTCACTACAGCAAGCTAAGAGGAGACAGACCATGACTGCCACCATGATTGATCGTCCGACCGCTGTCATCCAGGACGTCTGTGCAGCCAACGCCAAGCAGGCCTTCGGACACTTTCCCAGCGGAGTTGTCGCCGTCGGTGCGATGCTTGACGGGTCGCCCGCAGGCTTCGCGGCGTCCTCATTCACCACAGTTTCCTGGGAACCGGCCCTCGTGTCGATTTGCGTCCAGCGCAATAGCAAGACCTGGGCTGCGCTGAGCGGACAAGACCGTATAGGTATTTCTGTGCTGTCCGAACGCCAGGGCGAACTCGCGTTCCAGCTCTCCTCCCGTAACCGCGACCGCTTTGCCGGCCTTGATTGGGAGCCAAGCGACCAAGGCGCGCTGTTTATCGGTGGTGCGGTGGCGTGGATGGACTGTTCTGTCTATCAGGAAATCCCCGCGGGGGACCACTCGATCGTCATCTTCAAAGTCCACGGACTGGGTACGGCCGAGGAGAGTCCCCTGGTCTACCACCGCCAGACCGTCCGCAAGATGGTCACGGCCTAAGTCCAGGCATAGATCCAAGCCGCATCTGCATGGCCGAACAGGCCTGCAGGCAGAAACTCAGAGTGGAGTAAACCCTTGGAAAGCTACGACGCCCTCCTGGCTTCAATCACCCCGACCACCGGAGAAACCCGGACCATCCTCGATCCCGCCACGGGCACCGCCGTCGGCGAGGCCCCAGTCCACACCGTTGCGGACCTCGAGGCCGCGATCGCTGCCGCCGCTGCCGCCCAGCCCGCGTGGGCTGCGCTGGGCCACGACGCCCGGTCCGCCGCGCTCATGAGGGCCGCCGACGCCGTCGAACGCTCCGCCGAAGAACTCGCCCGGCTGCTCTCCCGCGAGCAGGGCAAGCCGCTGAACGGCCCCAACGCCCGTTTCGAAGTCGGTGCCTGCGCCGCGTGGCTGCGCGCCGCCGCCGCCACGCCGCTGGAGGCGGAAACCGTGGTGGACGACGGCGAAACCCGCGCCGAACTGCACTACCGGCCCATCGGCGTCGTGGGCGCGATCGGTCCCTGGAACTGGCCCATGATGATCACCGTCTGGCAGATCGCCCCCGCCCTGCGCATGGGCAACGCCGTGGTGGTCAAACCCTCCGAATACACCCCGCTGTCCGTCCTCGCACTGGCCGCGATCATCAACGAGGAACTTCCTGAAGGCCTGCTCACGGTGGTCTCCGGCGGGCGCGAGGTCGGCGCCCGCCTGGCCGAACACCCCTCCATCGGCAAGGTCATGTTCACCGGCTCCACCGCCACCGGCAAAGCGATCATCCGCTCCTCGGCGGACACGGTCAAACGCCTCACCCTCGAGCTCGGCGGCAACGACGCCGGCATCGTCCTGCCCGACGCCGACCCGAAAGCGATCGCCGAAGGCCTCTTCTGGGGCGCGTTCATCAACACCGGCCAGACCTGCGCGGCACTCAAGCGCCTCTACGTCCACGACTCGCTCTATGAAGCCGTGTGCACCGAACTCACCAAGGTTGCCGCGGCAATGCCCATGGGCAACGGACTGGATGAGGCCAACGTGCTCGGCCCGCTGCAGAACCGGCAACAGTTCGACATCGTCACAAGGCTTGTGGACGCAGCCCGCGAATCCGGCGCCACAATCCTGCTCGGCGGAAACCCCGAGACCGGCCAACCCGGCAACTTCTACCCCACCACCCTCGTGGCCGACATCGACAACAACAACCCCCTCGTAGCCGAGGAACAGTTCGGCCCCGCCCTGCCCATCATCCGCTACAACACAATCGATGACGCGATCGCCAAAGCGAACGCGCTCGACGTCGGACTCGGCGCCTCCGTCTGGTCCTCCAACCTCGACGAGGCCCGGAACGTCGCCGCCCGCCTGCAAGCCGGAACCGTGTGGATCAACAAGCACGGCGCAGTGGACCCCCGCATCCCGTTCGGCGGCGCGAAGCAATCCGGCTACGGCCTCGAATTCGGCGTCGAAGGCCTCAAAGCCCTCGGCGTGCCGCAGATCATCAACGGCTAGCTACGACTTCTGAACCGGGTGTTCGAGGACCGGAAGCTCTACCTCTCACCGGTCATGGACCTCTTCGACCGGCAGATCATCTCCTATTCGATCGGGTCCTCTCCGAACCTGGAGCTGACCAACGCTTTCTTACTTAGCCAGTCCAACTTCCGGGGACCAGTTCATCAGGTGAAGGAGCGTTCCGAAACAGGGTGCCGGATGTGAGCGGGCGTTGGGTTAGTTTGCTGCGGTGAAACGGGCGCGGCGGTGGGCCGGAGTTTCGATTTCATCCAGCATGGCGACGGCGTAGTCCTGAGTGGAAATGCTGTTGCCCGCGGGGGAATCCTGGGCGGTAGAGTAGTTCCCCGTGCGCTCACCGGGTTGGATGATGGGTGCCGGCGCCAGGACGGTCCAGTCCAGGGTCTCGGGAGCTTCCTTGACGGCGGCGAAGGCTGCGGCCGCGGTGGTGGCTTCGGCCTTGTAGGCCTCCGGAAAATCAGGTGAATCGAGGAGGCGAACGCCGTCGATCTCCAGGGTGCCTGCGCCGCCGACGATCATCAGGCGCGTACCTTCCGCGTTGCTGTAAGCGGTATCCATCGCTGCAAGCCATTCTCCGTGGTCTCCCCCGGTGCGGCTCGGCCCGGTGGCGAGAATAACGGCGTCGTGCTCATTGGCGATCTCCGCGAAGCTCTGACCATCACCGAGATCGGCGGCGAGGGCCTTCGCTCCAGCAACCTCTGAGCCCCTGCGGGAGATGGCCGTAACCTCGTGGCCGCGGGTGAGGGATTCGTTAACGATCTGGCTTCCGACCATGCCTGTTGCGCCGTAAACTGCGATTTTCATGACTCTCCTTGGGTTGCTATCCTTGCAATAGAAACACAGTATCTATTTGATATCGATAGCCTCAAAGGAACTTAGTTACCCTATGGAAACCAATGCACTGCCGGCAAACGTTTTGGACCCTGATTGCCCGTCCCGCGTGATCTTCCAACGCATCGGCGATAAATGGGCTTCGCTGGTGGTCCAAGTTCTCGCAGATGGCCCGGTCCGCTTTTCCGAGCTCCGCAAGATGGTCCACGTGGTGACGCCGAAA is part of the Arthrobacter methylotrophus genome and harbors:
- a CDS encoding flavin reductase family protein, whose protein sequence is MTATMIDRPTAVIQDVCAANAKQAFGHFPSGVVAVGAMLDGSPAGFAASSFTTVSWEPALVSICVQRNSKTWAALSGQDRIGISVLSERQGELAFQLSSRNRDRFAGLDWEPSDQGALFIGGAVAWMDCSVYQEIPAGDHSIVIFKVHGLGTAEESPLVYHRQTVRKMVTA
- a CDS encoding aldehyde dehydrogenase family protein, which encodes MESYDALLASITPTTGETRTILDPATGTAVGEAPVHTVADLEAAIAAAAAAQPAWAALGHDARSAALMRAADAVERSAEELARLLSREQGKPLNGPNARFEVGACAAWLRAAAATPLEAETVVDDGETRAELHYRPIGVVGAIGPWNWPMMITVWQIAPALRMGNAVVVKPSEYTPLSVLALAAIINEELPEGLLTVVSGGREVGARLAEHPSIGKVMFTGSTATGKAIIRSSADTVKRLTLELGGNDAGIVLPDADPKAIAEGLFWGAFINTGQTCAALKRLYVHDSLYEAVCTELTKVAAAMPMGNGLDEANVLGPLQNRQQFDIVTRLVDAARESGATILLGGNPETGQPGNFYPTTLVADIDNNNPLVAEEQFGPALPIIRYNTIDDAIAKANALDVGLGASVWSSNLDEARNVAARLQAGTVWINKHGAVDPRIPFGGAKQSGYGLEFGVEGLKALGVPQIING
- a CDS encoding NAD(P)-dependent oxidoreductase, with the protein product MKIAVYGATGMVGSQIVNESLTRGHEVTAISRRGSEVAGAKALAADLGDGQSFAEIANEHDAVILATGPSRTGGDHGEWLAAMDTAYSNAEGTRLMIVGGAGTLEIDGVRLLDSPDFPEAYKAEATTAAAAFAAVKEAPETLDWTVLAPAPIIQPGERTGNYSTAQDSPAGNSISTQDYAVAMLDEIETPAHRRARFTAAN